One Angustibacter sp. Root456 genomic window carries:
- a CDS encoding NAD(P)-binding protein yields MTGAPEGGGSGAAPADLTPLPDLVHGRGRAGPVRDRRPVYVDLLPPCNAGCPAGENIQSWLAHVSAGRHEQAWRALVADNPLPAVHGRACYHPCENVCNRARLDSSVSIHSVERFLGDLALERGWAFDPPPDRSGRRVLVVGAGPSGLSAAYHLARRGHDVEVRDVGAAPGGMMRYGIPAYRLPRDVLDAEIARIAGLGVRFTTEHRVEDLAAERAAGGFDAVFVAVGAHLAKRVDIPAGDAGHIIDAVSFLRSVSEGERPVIGRRVAVYGGGNTAMDAARVARRLGAQDAVVVYRRTRAQMPAHEDEAADAEQEGVRLNWLRTITAFEGPQLQVEVMELDDTGFPQPTGRFETLSADTVILALGQETESAFMAALPGVEFERDGSVRVSATMMTGFPGVFAGGDMVPSERTVTVGVGHGKKAAQQIDAWLRSTSSEEPVKHPEVGFDDLHLWYFGDAARRAQPEVAPQQRVSDFAEVVGGLDGPSATFEAGRCLSCGNCFECDGCLGACPEDAVIKLGAGHRYRFDYDRCTGCATCYEQCPVHAIDMRAEPT; encoded by the coding sequence TTGACGGGGGCACCGGAGGGCGGTGGCTCGGGCGCGGCGCCGGCCGACCTCACACCGCTGCCCGACCTCGTGCACGGCCGGGGCCGGGCCGGCCCGGTGCGCGACCGGCGTCCGGTGTACGTCGACCTGCTGCCACCGTGCAACGCCGGGTGCCCCGCCGGGGAGAACATCCAGTCCTGGCTGGCGCACGTCAGTGCAGGGCGTCACGAGCAGGCGTGGCGAGCGCTCGTGGCTGACAACCCGTTGCCGGCGGTGCACGGCCGCGCCTGCTACCACCCGTGCGAGAACGTCTGCAACCGAGCGCGGCTCGACAGCTCGGTGTCGATCCACTCCGTCGAGCGCTTTCTGGGGGACCTCGCACTCGAGCGCGGCTGGGCGTTCGACCCGCCACCCGACCGCTCGGGCCGTCGCGTCCTCGTCGTCGGGGCCGGCCCGAGCGGCCTGTCCGCCGCCTACCACCTGGCGCGCAGGGGGCATGACGTCGAGGTCCGCGACGTCGGTGCCGCCCCCGGAGGCATGATGCGCTACGGCATCCCGGCCTACCGCCTCCCGCGAGACGTGCTGGACGCCGAGATCGCGCGGATCGCGGGCCTGGGCGTGCGCTTCACCACGGAGCACCGGGTCGAGGATCTCGCCGCCGAGCGCGCGGCCGGTGGTTTCGACGCCGTCTTCGTCGCGGTCGGGGCCCACCTGGCCAAGCGGGTCGACATCCCCGCGGGTGACGCGGGGCACATCATCGACGCCGTCTCCTTCCTGCGCAGCGTCTCGGAGGGGGAGCGGCCGGTGATCGGCCGGCGCGTCGCGGTCTACGGCGGCGGCAACACCGCGATGGACGCCGCCCGGGTGGCTCGGCGCCTGGGCGCCCAGGATGCCGTCGTCGTCTACCGGCGCACCCGCGCGCAGATGCCGGCCCACGAGGACGAGGCGGCGGACGCGGAGCAGGAGGGTGTGCGCCTGAACTGGTTGCGCACCATCACGGCCTTCGAGGGTCCGCAGCTGCAGGTAGAGGTCATGGAGCTCGACGACACGGGCTTCCCGCAGCCCACGGGTCGGTTCGAGACGCTGTCGGCTGACACCGTGATCCTGGCGCTGGGCCAGGAGACCGAGTCGGCGTTCATGGCGGCCCTGCCCGGCGTCGAGTTCGAGCGCGACGGCTCGGTGCGCGTGTCGGCGACCATGATGACGGGCTTTCCGGGCGTGTTCGCCGGGGGTGACATGGTGCCCAGTGAGCGCACGGTCACGGTGGGGGTGGGCCACGGCAAGAAGGCGGCCCAGCAGATCGACGCCTGGTTGCGGTCGACGTCGTCCGAGGAGCCGGTGAAGCACCCTGAGGTGGGCTTCGACGACCTGCACCTGTGGTACTTCGGCGACGCCGCCCGACGTGCCCAGCCCGAGGTGGCGCCGCAGCAGCGCGTCAGCGACTTCGCCGAGGTCGTCGGGGGCCTCGATGGGCCGAGTGCGACGTTCGAAGCGGGCCGCTGCCTGTCGTGCGGCAACTGCTTCGAGTGCGACGGCTGCTTGGGCGCCTGCCCGGAGGACGCCGTCATCAAGCTGGGCGCCGGCCACCGCTACCGCTTCGACTACGACCGCTGCACCGGCTGTGCGACCTGCTACGAGCAGTGCCCGGTGCACGCGATCGACATGCGGGCGGAGCCGACGTGA